ttttttttaatttttatatttaaaaataaaaataaaaatttttttatttttaaaaattatttcaaaaataaaaataattatataataatttaattgaatattttcttgtaaatatatatatttttttaaacgaACCCTGAACAAAAAGAGGAAAAATTTGACCTGCAatctaaattaattttatttttatttttttttattgttttgaggTGGTATAACGGACCTATTTTCTTAATAttgattataaattatttttgcctaattaaaaaaatagctaTCTATTCAATAATCATCCTTCATGGTATAATATTATTCAAAGTgtacaaaataattatataattttactatttcttttaattacagaataattttatttagaaaaggaataaaaaataaataacggaaatctataaaataaattttttatttttaattttatggagatttatttgtaatattttgatgtcattatttttaattttataacttATTAATGGGTTAAAGGACACATCACAATgacatttttactatattttaattttatactcTATTTgttttcagaaaaatatttttttgaaattttttttattttttaatatttaagacatttaaaaaaatagtaaataaaaaatatttttttaattaaaggaaattttaattatttttaagaaaaataatttaaaaattttttttttaaattttaataattttattgaaatatgaaaatatttatttatatattaagatATAAATACATACTATTAATTTAATACTCAGTTCATATCACGAGTTGTGATAAAATTTTTATActgattaattatttattaaattaatattataattaaatattaaaaaatattttttatatataaatattattttttacaaaataatagcaccttaatataaaaattattattattattttaaataggtttgattataaaaaaaattccagCCTATACCTCAACTTTCAAAATTAATTCCAGCCTCAACATAACAAAACATTTTCAATTCAAGAACTTGGTCAATTTCTTACTCTCCATGTAAGACCTGTAGGAATCTTTGTTGTCTGCTTTGAAAGGCCAGATGTTATTCTTCGGTTTCAGTTTATGTTACTTGACACGTATCTCCAATAGTTCATATCCAGAAAGACGAGGGTCTCACCTGGAAATTGGTGAAGAGAGGTGAAAATATCAGGTGAAGACTGAGTTTACCAGCTCTGGTGGAAAGAGAACAGAAACGGCTATTCTGATGGAGGAAAAAGATGATTCAGTTCAACAAAAGCATTTTGGAATAGAGATGCAGGTGAATAATGAGGTTATGGGTATGAAAAATATAGTTAAGAAAAGCTGGGATGAATCACAGAAGATGTGGGAAATAGCAGCGCCTGCTATGATGACAGCAGTAACCCAATTCTCTATTGGGTTTCTCACTTCTGCATTTGTTGGCCATTTGGGAGAAGTGGAGCTTGCTGCTGTTTCAGTTGTTCAGAATGTTATTGAAGCCTTTGTTGATGGGGTTATGGTAAGTAATTAGTAGCCATTTCAattatatctgaattacccttttctCAATTAGGGTCACAGTAGAAGTTTCTGCAATTACTTGGAGTCTGAAATGTAACATGTTTACAAGTTTTCCTAAATCCATAAGTAATGTGTTAGCAAATTGGGAGTATAATTGTATAATAGCAGGATATCAGTTGATTTTACCTTGTTTGCTCCTGATTCAATAAGTGTACCAAATAATTCCAACTTTATAAACTGTGTTAAAATTGCTATACCTGACATGAACCTGATCTCTCTATTTAATGATATATGTGATCTTCTCCTTATTAGCTAGGGATGGGAAGTGCCCTGGAGACACTATGTGGGCAAGTTGTTGGTGCTGGGCAACTGAACATGCTTGGAATCTATATGCAAAGATCATGGATCATTACTGGTGTCactgcattggttttaacacctttTTATGTTTTTGCTTCACCATTACTAGAACTCCTTCATCAAGACAAGGATATTTCAAGGCTTGCAGGAAAGTACTCGATATGGGTGATTCCTCAATTGTTTGCTTATGCCATAAATTATCCAATACAGAAGTTTCTCCAAGCACAGAGCAGAGTATGGATTATGACAATCATTTCCATAGTAGCCCTTGCATTTCATGTGTTGTTGAATTGGGTGCTCGTCACAAAATTGGATCACGGGCTACTTGGTGCTGCCATCGCAGGGAATATCTCATGGTGGCTTGTGGATTTGGGTCAAATAGTTTATGTGGTTTGTGGTTGCTTCCCTGAGACTTGGACCGGTTTTTCGTGGTCAGCTTTGAAGTCATTAACCAGTTTTCTAAAACTCTCAATTGTATCCGCTGTAATGTTATGGTTAGTATTCAAAATTTAGTTTTGCAAAACTGCTTGTTCAggatttcacttttttttttttcttttttttgcctTGATGACAACAGCTTGGAGGTGTGGTACTTTACAATGGTGATTCTTATGGTGGGATGGTTAGAGAATCCAGAAATTGCAGTAGATGCCATTTCCATTTGGTAAGAGTTTTGTTCCTATCCTATCATTTCTCGAGTGAAATGAAGATTATCATATTTACTCCATCTAAACTCATTTTTTCTTAATTGCAGCATGAACCTGCAACTGTGGACTCTGATGATTGCTCTCGGTTTCAATGCAGCAATAAGGTTAGTAGCTTCTGTACTGGAACATATAGCAGTGACGAACAATAAGAGAACGAATTTAATCTAGCCAATCCAACTTGATTTGCTTGCAGTGTTCGAGTGTCAAATGAGCTTGGAGCTGGAAATCCTAAAGCAGCAAAGTTCTCAATGGTGGTGACTGTTCTAACTGCAACAGCAATTGGAGTTGTGTTCACAGCTTTGATTCTGGTAACCAAGAATGACTTTCCAAAGGCGTTCACTCGAAAACCAGTGGTGATGAAGGAGGCATCAAAGCTGGATTACTTTTTGGCAGCAACAATCTTCCTCAACAGCATCCAACCTGTGCTCCATGGTAATTGCAGCTAAACTCTCCAGTCTCCATTACACCAGTGATGAGTCCAATCCATGCATGGTCAGCAACAAGTAATTAGTAGTCCATTTTGAAGACCATGAAAAACCATGGTCCTTTTTCCTGTGCAATTGAGTAAATTTTTTTCTTGACATATGCAGGGGTGGCAGTGGGTGCAGGCTGGCAATTCTTAGTTGCCTTCATCAATATTGGGTGTTACTACATCATAGGACTTCCTATTGGTGCTGTGCTTGGATACAAATTAAAGCTAGGAGTTAAGGGCATATGGACTGGAATGTTGGCTGGTTATCTGCTTCAAATAGTCACTCTGATTTTCATCTTACTACGAACTAACTGGCACAAAGAAGTAAGTATACATTTCTTTCATGGATAGCTGTGTCAAGAGTCCCTCATTGGAAAAGAATAAGAAATTCAAAGGGCTTATAAGGTGGAAGATCAACTTATTAATTGGTTATCAACTTATTAATTGGTTAGTTCTAACTTTTTCGCAATGGTTGGTCCAAGCCTATATTCTCAATGGCACGAACAAAAACCTAAATTCCTGCTGGTGTCTTCAATCATTTATTGCAGGATTAACAGAATTAGTTAATAATGCAGGCTGTGAAAGCTGAAGAGCATATCAAAACTTGGGGTGGCTCTGATGAACCACAGCAAAGTTCATCAGAAAACAACATGAATGGGTGATGAATTCATTGTGTAAAAAAACTTGATAAAATCAACATCGGGTTGCAGTTTATATCGATATTTTTTTTCTTGGAGTGGGGGTTCTAGTTTGCATTTTCGAGTTGCTGAATCTAAATATGGATTGCCTTGCAAGTGTAGCTGAGATTCTGTGCTTGGAGAAACTTTTGTATTGGATAATATATGGCACAGGCAAACAATTGAGGAAATCACCCATATCGAGTAAATACCCTTgttttgatgaatgaattgtagcAATGGTGAAGCAAAAACATAAAATGGTGTTAAAACCAACGCAGTGACCCCAGTAATGATTCATGATCTTTTCATATAGTCAGTTATAGTAGTTTGAACACAGTTTATGGAACTTCAAGGAAGCATAGATAACTATTAGGAATTTAGAATTTTGGAATTATTTGGTACACTACAGAAAAATTTGGCACTAATTGAATCAAGAGCAAACAAGGTAAAATTAACTGATATCCTACTATTACACAATTATACTCCCAATTTGCTAAGATCTAGTACCACTGAGCTAAAACTGGAAACTATGCCTTTCTTTCGTGGATAATTAAGTTTCTTTTATGGATAACCGATATTAGAGAAATTAATCAACATAGAAATCATGTTACATCTACTATTGGTGACATGAAATGATTGATTTTCTACTAATTTTAAGATCTCCCAAGTGTTTTAAGAATTTAATGGCACCAACAAGAACCTAAGTTCCTGCTAGCGTCTTCAATCATTTATTGCAGGATTAAGAGAGTTGCCTAATAATGCAGTCAGCTGAAAAGAACATCAGAATGTGGGGTGGCTATGATGAACCTCAACAAAGCTCATCAGAAAACAACATGAACGAGTGATTAATTCATTGTGTAAAAAGGCTTGATAATATCCAAAAGGGTTAAGCTACCTTCTTTTTTCCTTAGAAAGTTTCAGAGGTGACTGGTAATTACTAACTACTCAGGACTTGGATTTCATTACCAACCTAAACTCCGTCGATTACAAATAGAAAAATCATTAATTAAAAtggtaaaaaaaatatttgttaaTTGTGAATTcaagttttttttattaaaattattaaataattttttatattcaaaaattataaaaataatattttattattaataaataatattttactaATTTAGGATTAATTTGGACAAAATTCTTTGGAGTCAAAAGTTTATTTTGAGCTTATTTAGACTTCCATGAAAAATTAAGGAGCTTATTTGAACTTATTTAAGCCTAAATTGAAAGAACATGCATGTAAAATTGACGCAACGTGTAGTGCAGAATATGATCAACATATGATCAAACCCTTGAAATTAAATAAGATCTAATTTAAGATCTAAAAGTAAACAAAACTCAATTCAGAATCTTAGGAGAAAATAAAGCAAACCCGCTTTATTAAGAAGAAAAATTCAttagaataaattttaaaaacttgTACATAATGAAATACAATGAGTATTTATATAATTCTAAATCCTAATTTAGGTAGGAATTGGTTAAGGAGTACTaatctaaatagaaaatatatgTAAAGACCTAAATTAGATAGAAGTAGTATTTTAGAGTCATAAATGtattagaaaatataaataaaatatatctaaGAAAATAAATAATCCATATAAAATCAGAAGTCCTTGTGAAATATGAAAAATGCAAGTATTTGTGTTTGGTCTTGATTTGCACGCCCCATCATTAAGCTACACTTTCGAAAAATTTTGACTTCGAATTAATTTCTAAACCAAAGAAATTTGGCCTCAAATTTTAAAGTGttaatgaattaaaatttttattagaagaTCACATCATATCTTCTTGAATGGTATCAACAAAATTGGATTGAATAAAATTGATTTGAGCAATTTTGCATCTTCCTTGGCATGCTTAGACTCACCTAGACAAATAAAATCAACAAAAAcactaataaatgtaacacccctattggtatagcctggtatatttcactgttccggtgaccggtgtcggtccggacaattaatgggattagggccacacttaagacaacttgagaagccataaacacaaataattagtaatgtttaattagttaactgtaaataagaaaaacagaacataagaggttaaacgagccgagagtcacagcgatgggtgacctcctcgggaacgactgcgaagtcgttttaaactcaaatttcgaaccgtaaaaagtgacgctgcggtccttaggacccttatgaacacagtggaaaagagaaaatcacgaaaaagaactgttaagcaagtcaaataattaggtcagggagccggaagaaatattgaattatttgcaaaccgggataaactggcgaggggcaatttggtcaattgaccccgagagctgactcctgacctaactgtccaataaaatcggagaaaagaaaatttcgaaatcgagaattaaattaaagaactaatagaaaaaaataaatagaaaaaaaaaggaaaagatggaaaagtcaaagttcatgacatcattaatgatgtcacaaacaaatttattaaattatttattaaattagatttttggtcttctttaagtgataaagatgaaagaaaataaaagaaaaaaaaaaacaaaaaaaagtatTCTTCATTCCTTTGGTTGCCACCtcccatttccctctccctcaccatgattaaaacctccattgaagccatcTAAATCTTCCCTTAAACCTTAAATCTTTCCATGAAATCTTTACATCCCATAACTAAAACTTGTATTTGAActttgataagaagattgggagcaaataaatcaagcaaagttgaagaattggatagacaaattctgctcacttaaggtaagctaatccaacttctctttttagtatatatgatggatttagggtagaaatgaatgagattatatgggaaattgaaaaatattgcatgtttaggaagagaggaaatttcggccagcattgtGAAGAGTGTAATTTGCATGGCTTGATTGGCTTGGATAGGAATATAATCCTTAATGAGTTAAGTGATGATAGTTAAAGGCATTgaaatggttaaatgcaagagttagtgagattagggtttcaatgctagggtttatgaaccaaaatttggagaaatgcataaatggcatgtttgacctattgtgaaatgaaataatggtcaattttgaccaaataagttgtgtgggaaatgttggaatgaaaaccaaattcgtaggtccaatggtcatgctgctggcagcatgaccaaacctactttgaaggaccaaaactcaaattttacaattctaattgatatgccaccaattggggatgaaaatagacataaaatagcacaattttaatcaaggaaccatggccaaaaactgaccaaaacttggtgaaacaattgaccaaagtgaaatgagagcaggctgccattgCACCAAACTgactaactgttcatttggtcataactcgagttagacaggtcaaattaacctgaaatttggccaggggttagaggagatatagatctaaaactttcatgaaaaacatcacctcaaattatgccactaacccattcaaattattgagcaaagttaagttaccaaacctgcaactctgcagattttcatttgagcagtaatgtttggatggctataactttctctaggaaactcggatttaggcgattcttgaaccgatggaaacctaagacatagtagaacatttcatatgaagaaagttagaccaaattatgaacttaacttgatcaaattactgaccaaagttggatcaaaatctgccagaacccaagataccagtatgaacagtgcacgtaaacagtaaacttattttggccataacttgagctacaaaactccgattgaggtgatccaaaaatgagaatacacttaagacaataaggaacattttctatgaaggaagttttgtcaaattctaacagtagatcgaccaatggaacagtgcaacttcggagcaccaaaaccaaaaattggcaattttgccaaaatgacctacggtttgaaaaaaatgaccaaaaccaacaagtttggtgaccaaaatgtggtatgtgggtgaagttagagttcccatacctattaatccttaaaaagtcaacaatttaacttgaatagtgtagtgaatagtaacccaaaacacaaaaactttgagaacgttgaatttaacgcaatagagctagttaaagtgaagttaaatttatttttggacttatgttaagttatggtactgaaacactatgaaattgtgtgtttcagctgaaaaagacttggtagctcggagagactgagtcaaggcctagaggcgactctagtcaggtttgtgcacaataaatttatgtaattgtttcccaattgaaaatttgagttgctatactttatgaaatcgctgtgttatttataaattgtgttgccactttgtgaatacaaaaatgactttgaaaattgtttgggatctctcataaattattgaaaataattattttaaattgattttggattcacacttagcatgacagtatcacatttccttctccatttatggggttgagatcgtttattttcctccctctctggtttgccagttgaggttatagatcggatgagtactcattagctagctagccacctccctcattgatttcgattaatggggttgtagattgctttgtcgtggtgtacaacacggcattgatcgaaaattttgtgtcattgcttaagttgtgtatgattttggcaacaccgtgtttatgaaattgtttgactaaactgtgtttaatagattatttgacaaaatgagttgttatgagctttgatatttgtgaaatgtgattgtgaagtattcaaattatatttcatcaataaataatttatttattgcattttaaatttttattgtgcaccactgagtatttttatactcagcgatggcttattttgctgtcgtagataagagcaaggaaaaagcagcagagtgagctgcgattaaatcgaggattacattgatcttttgtacgggtattattttatacccttgtagataatcttgatgtaaatatagaaatgttatttgtatcaatataagttgagcagttgtaaataaattgtaataatattattttggattttctacagtaatttaatatttgtacatatgaatttcctacattatgttttgttaatgaagatattaaatattttgagatgagaaaccttgatttgtattgtgaaattagttGAAGTGCcttgaattgaattgatttgcgaattattggtggttgggagttgtgaaatatttttggaagtgctttttacaggtctttaaagaactggtttctcaaaatacagagggaactctgtcaaaatttttataaaatttgcggcaaaactaaaatggacaaaaatttttattagtatttaaacttgaataaatgattttaaattcttatcaaaatgctcaccacttccacaatgtaagaaaattgtgttaaaatcccttgtagggtacttaatgagttatcggtaggtgaagttcggtagttcattaagtattctacgggatcatgttatgccttacagaagggtaaggtgtgacatgttttagtggtatcagagcatgatttttcaataaattttgactatgcatgtgaatatttctttgataagtacaactgctcaagtgtctttaattgatacatatgacatatttatatcatgaatatgcactaacggtggtcaacctccttgtgtttaatctcaggaagtagaaaatttgagaaaacggaatgaaaggaggagatcattccaaagaacaatctgttgaggctgaggttcaagaggaagccccaacactccagaacgtgagtgggtcagccactccagctcctgctccagcaccgcagtttcctgctcaatttatgcagcaaatggctgccttctttcaacaaatggcaggtaatgtgctaccccaagctcagatgccagtacctgtagcacaatcacagcccttagctcggcagtatgaaaagttgatgaaatttggggccactgagtttaaaggcactgtggatccactggaggcagaacagtggttggaaagaatggaacgagttttcagaaagttacaatgtacggaagagctga
The Hevea brasiliensis isolate MT/VB/25A 57/8 chromosome 15, ASM3005281v1, whole genome shotgun sequence genome window above contains:
- the LOC110665090 gene encoding protein DETOXIFICATION 32 isoform X2 → MGSALETLCGQVVGAGQLNMLGIYMQRSWIITGVTALVLTPFYVFASPLLELLHQDKDISRLAGKYSIWVIPQLFAYAINYPIQKFLQAQSRVWIMTIISIVALAFHVLLNWVLVTKLDHGLLGAAIAGNISWWLVDLGQIVYVVCGCFPETWTGFSWSALKSLTSFLKLSIVSAVMLCLEVWYFTMVILMVGWLENPEIAVDAISICMNLQLWTLMIALGFNAAISVRVSNELGAGNPKAAKFSMVVTVLTATAIGVVFTALILVTKNDFPKAFTRKPVVMKEASKLDYFLAATIFLNSIQPVLHGVAVGAGWQFLVAFINIGCYYIIGLPIGAVLGYKLKLGVKGIWTGMLAGYLLQIVTLIFILLRTNWHKEAVKAEEHIKTWGGSDEPQQSSSENNMNG
- the LOC110665090 gene encoding protein DETOXIFICATION 33 isoform X3 — translated: MEEKDDSVQQKHFGIEMQVNNEVMGMKNIVKKSWDESQKMWEIAAPAMMTAVTQFSIGFLTSAFVGHLGEVELAAVSVVQNVIEAFVDGVMLGMGSALETLCGQVVGAGQLNMLGIYMQRSWIITGVTALVLTPFYVFASPLLELLHQDKDISRLAGKYSIWVIPQLFAYAINYPIQKFLQAQSRVWIMTIISIVALAFHVLLNWVLVTKLDHGLLGAAIAGNISWWLVDLGQIVYVVCGCFPETWTGFSWSALKSLTSFLKLSIVSAVMLCLEVWYFTMVILMVGWLENPEIAVDAISICMNLQLWTLMIALGFNAAISVRVSNELGAGNPKAAKFSMVVTVLTATAIGVVFTALILVTKNDFPKAFTRKPVVMKEASKLDYFLAATIFLNSIQPVLHGNCS
- the LOC110665090 gene encoding protein DETOXIFICATION 33 isoform X1, producing MEEKDDSVQQKHFGIEMQVNNEVMGMKNIVKKSWDESQKMWEIAAPAMMTAVTQFSIGFLTSAFVGHLGEVELAAVSVVQNVIEAFVDGVMLGMGSALETLCGQVVGAGQLNMLGIYMQRSWIITGVTALVLTPFYVFASPLLELLHQDKDISRLAGKYSIWVIPQLFAYAINYPIQKFLQAQSRVWIMTIISIVALAFHVLLNWVLVTKLDHGLLGAAIAGNISWWLVDLGQIVYVVCGCFPETWTGFSWSALKSLTSFLKLSIVSAVMLCLEVWYFTMVILMVGWLENPEIAVDAISICMNLQLWTLMIALGFNAAISVRVSNELGAGNPKAAKFSMVVTVLTATAIGVVFTALILVTKNDFPKAFTRKPVVMKEASKLDYFLAATIFLNSIQPVLHGVAVGAGWQFLVAFINIGCYYIIGLPIGAVLGYKLKLGVKGIWTGMLAGYLLQIVTLIFILLRTNWHKEAVKAEEHIKTWGGSDEPQQSSSENNMNG